In Ictalurus punctatus breed USDA103 chromosome 18, Coco_2.0, whole genome shotgun sequence, the genomic stretch aagtttatcttggtctcatcagaccacaggacatggttccagtaatccatgtccttagtctgcttgtcttcagcaaactgtttgcaggctttcttgtgcatcatctttagaagaggcttccttctgggacgacagccatgcagaccaatttgatgcagtgtgcggcgtatggtctgagcactgacaggctgacccccaccccttcaacctctgcagcagtgctggcagcactgatatgtctatttcccaaagacaaccaatgtatatgatgctgagcacgtgcactcaacttctttggtcgaccatggcgaggcctgttctgagtggaacctgtcccgttaaaccgctgtatggtcttggccaccgtgctgcagttcagtgtcagggtcttggcaatcttcttttAGCCTAggtcatctttatgtagagcaacaattctttttcctcagagagttctttgccatgaggtgccatgttgaacttctagtgaccagtatgagggagtgtgagagagatgacaccatatttaacacacctgctccccattcacacctgagaccttggaacactaacaagtcacatgacaccggggcgggaaaatggctaattgggcccaatttggacattttcacttaggggtgtactcacttttgttgccagcggtttagacattaatggctgtgtgttgagttattttgaggggacagcaaatttacactgttacacaagctgtacactcactactttacattgtagcaaagtgtcatttcttcagtgttgtcacatgaaaagatataatcaaatatttatgcaaatctgaggggtgtactcacttttgtgagatactgtaattgtttgaggcagctggcattgtggccgtgaaaccagctaacgttatgctccatgtaatgtttgcgatagccagttatttgttaacgacgctaacacattgcagtgttataaactacctcctaatgggccaccttccaatcgccattcagcccgtgtcctgtcagcaaaatgtagcctaatgtcactaataattattcaaatgttaatgcttttaataaatcgttTTGGCCTGCCAGTATATCattgaatttaaactaatgcttgcattcagagtgtaaggggtatgtgtgtgtgtgtgcgcgcgcgcatgtttaggagtgcacctctaGATattcattgtcagacagtgtttggtAAATAAAATACCCTaatccctctctcgctctctttgccagtatcagccagaggaggatgtcctccaggagagttgtttttttttaattattttatttttataccacaccatagtatcgactttggtatcgagtatcgtgtactttttgtggtatcggtaccgactactaggtttttggtatcgtgacatccctaagcCAGTATACAGATTCTTTTTTGCCTTTACTTACCTGTTCAAACAATCTTGGAAATCTGGCCTGGATCTGATGAACAAACTCTTGCCCCTTTTCTTGCAAAAGGTACTCACACCTACAACAGAAAGGGATTTAAAATGTGAGTTTGGGCCAcgaaaaaaaatctaactgaATAGAAAAAGACACtgagaaataaaaatcactttACCTGGGAAACCATTTAGCATGTTCAACCCAAGGATCGTCTCCTGATTCCCAACATCGGAGTCCTCCATCACAACAGAAGCACTTTACATCGTCGTTACGacctacaaataaacaaagaatgTTCTTTAGATATCGTGCTGAACAAATGCAAAAAGACAAACCAAATTAATGAAAGCTCTGCTGTTCTCACCAACGTAGTAAAAACCAGCCTTAGCCAGCTGATCTGGTCGGACAGGTATTCTTGCAGGCCAGTTGACAAACGTAAGCAGCCTTTCTTCACACTGCTGCATGGCTGGGTTGGACACATTGGCCAAACCACCAGCTATAGAGATGTTATCAGCTCGGTCACCTCTCACAAAACGGCAGTTAGGGTAGTGCCTCTGGTGCTCAGACATGGCCCTATCTCCAGGCTCCCAGTTACTCAGGTGACCACCACAGCTGAAGCAAGCCACTCTGTCTCCCTGGCTGAGATAATAGAAACCAGCCTTGGCAAGCTCGGCAGGAGTGATCGTGGTAAGGGTCCAGTTTTGAAAGGTGTCCAAGCGATCCTGCTCACGCCGCATGCTGGGATTGTGGCAGGCAGATGGCCTCTGATGTGACATGTCTTCCACTCCACGAGATGACAGAGGGCTGGAGGGGGCAAGGTTACTCATGTTCAGGTAACCAACTTGCTCATCTGTCTGGCCCGAAGCTGAAGTGACTGCAGGCAGGTTTAGTTGCAGGATAGTAGCATTGCGGAGAGGCGAAAAGGCTGAATGGGAGGAGGACAGGAGATTGGCGGTGGAAGGCAAGCTCTGAATGAAGGCGCAGTTGGGGGACATCTGCTTGTGCCTCTCGGCTGGGCATTCTCCTGTCTGCCAATTATCAATGGTCACGTTGCAGCGGAAACACTGGACCCGATCACATATGCCAGTGTAGAAAAACCCAGCACGGGCAAGGCTCCTCTCAGTCACCGGCGCTGTAGAGGGGAACTTTGCAAAGGTCGAAATGCGAAACAGTTCACTTGTGTTATCATATTGTAGGTCTGCTGGCGCACTTGTACGGCAGAGACCTCTTAGGAAAGGACTATTTTGTAAGATTTCCATTATAAGAAGAAGAGGGATGCCCTCAGGGAGAAGGGCTTTAATTATCACACCCAGGATCTTAAGTGCACACTGGTGAAAACATGAGTGAGTACACTGAACTTAGTACGACATAGTCAAAGATGGCAAAAGAACATTGTGAACAGCTATGGTAACTTGTGATCATCACAAGACTGTAAACTAGTCATGAGATGAACAAACATCTTTCCCCCTGACAGATAAGGAATTTCCCTGGCTTAAACCAGCTCAAACACAGATTACACCAAACTTCCAACACCCGTGCATTCTGTGAAGAACAATCCAAACTACCATATTTGATAGAATGAGGTAAAACAAGGATGCTCTTGACCTCTAAAAGCGAAATGAATCCAAACACACGTGttagaaaacaacagaaaaaggtGACTTAACAAACTGAACTGGGTGATCATCCATGTCTGCTATCTGCCTTCACCCAGGATCATTAATAAATACACTAAACCAACCCTGACACGATCTAAACTTTAAACGAGGCATCATGTGTTAATGACAAACCCTATGCTAGTAGACGACCTGGATGTGGTAAAGAAAGGCCTTCTCCCTGCTGGCATCCCTTAGGGTGGTGTTTACGTATCCATGTGTgaaattttaatatatatataatgaaataaaatgatggTGATTGAGAGACAGCGGTTTGATTTGGTACGGAAAATCCCTTTGCTTCAGTTGTGCAGTTACCTggggataaaaacaaaaaaaatgtcaacagaTGCTAATAAATTGAGACAAAATTACACTCAAACTGAACAAAGCCTCCAGTTTCCTATAGCACTGACTACACTGACAGTAAAGTGAATGTGTCATTGCTTCAGCCTTTGCCTGTCTCTGGGATTTCCTTTTATAGTTAAGCAAATATGGAGATGCATGTGGGTGATCTGGATTAAGTTATTATATTACATagactagcaaaaaaaaaaaaaaaaaatccaccttaTAGCTAGGCGATCCACAGCGGCACAATAGAGTAACATTTGCCTTATCATTGGGAAATAAGTTCAAATCCAGACACTGACATACCTGGAGCATATCAGGCACTGGTTTtcagatggaaagaaagagattACGCACTTGATTGGTTAGTGTCATTCTAATCACCTCACTAATCATGAGCTCATGTATAGAGCAGGGGTCTGGTTTAGCTACAATAAACTGCTTGTTGTATGTCTGACTTAAGTGGCCTGTCTGCTTAATAATTAGAGACTGGATTTCACTAAAAAGAGTTAAGCTCAGTTTGTTTAAGACATCTGATTTAAACCAactgaaacattttaaacagaaataaaatgccAATATTTAGTAACTCAGTGACCAAACATTTTGGCTACCATTTTTACAGGACAAACCAAGCTGGACACCCATAAGAAGAATACTGATAGATGGGTAACACCATccatttctgttctttttatgtgaatgtaaaatgtgtaaACTGTTCACTTCCCTATACAGATAAGACAGTGAATTTCCCAGCAGCCTCTGGCGTTAAGTTACACCCTTTATCTATTCATCTATTCAAACAGTCGACCTGTTTTACAGattcttacatttatttacactaaCAACACAACGGTTGATAGCACAAGTAAGCTCTACCGTGACCTTAGAAATTCCCCCAAagcatttttccttcttcttctttagcAAGTTTAGCAATCTGAGTTTAGACAGAGTCCACCCTACCAGACAGTCTCCATTttggaactgtttttttttgtgtctgttttcGTGTTGAGCTATTATAACGAACATAATAATACTACGgagataaaaaacaaacaaacaaacaaacagtggtTACTATTCTTCAACAATTATTCATTAGGTAGTGTCAAACTCACCACGTAAAGCCGATGAAACGAGCTGTAGACAGATGGCTGGTAATAATCACTGTCCTTTCCTGTTCTTAGCAACGCCTCAAAATGGCTACGATGATCGGCTGACGTCACGGGGGGAAAACCCAATGGAAACCCTATGGAGTTTTACAGAGAAAcgaaactatatatatatatatatatatatatatatatatatatatatatatatatatatatatatatatatatatatatatatatatatatacacacacacacacacacattatatattcaAGTTCTTGTGAAGCATTTTTTGGAAATTAAGCCGTTCGTGTTATGCGTTAGAAAAGTATTATAGAATAAAAGCTGTCTGATTATAGAAAACACTACACAAGTATTTGGCTTATATTATTTCTTGATTACATTAACATGATTTATTGTGGCATATGAATGCAGAACAAagaattcatttctttttttaaccactAGTAGAAGTAAAACTTAACTTACCTGGATGAGACGAAAAATAGAAGTTTGTGTATTTTAACTGACGAGTGAGTCAGTAGTTAGTACTGTAGGACTGGATCAACAAACGAGATTGTAGGCTTCAAGTATGTACGGTACTTTCCACACAGACCACAAGTTCCGTGTGGGCGGGTTCTTATCACACCGGTCATCaagctgtatatatatatatcaagtttatatatatatatatatatatatatatatatatatatatatatatatatatatatatatatatatatataaaactatacacacacacacacacacacacacacacacacagagtacacaGGGCATTcatatgttcccagggtcctatattCCCCAGTTCAATATTCTGTTAACACACATTAAAGCAGTGGTGTGCAGCTAGAGGCTAGCAATAGAGGGTACGCAGTGACGTCACTTTCCCGCTGGAACATGCCTCCTCGGCCGGACTGAGTGGCAAAACATCCTgcaaaatggctggttttaatagGGGAATCTGTGAAAATGCTAGTATACCTAAAgattatcagcttaaattaaaggGAGTTGGACTTGacagtgacccttacaactTGCGGTCCATAGAAATCAGTTTCCCCCGACATTTATATGTACCTGATTTCGATGCCGGGGAAATGTCACATGAAGGCATACAAAAGCTTTTGACGCTTGTCCTACTTCAAGGTGGGATTTGTTGGAGAAAGTGCCACGGACACTGATAAACATTCTGGGTGTATGTGGACAGGCatgtacaaatatttatatttattatataattttatctggACTAAGCTAGCTTAGTCCTAGTTTGTTTGTAGAGAACACTGTTTCCACTTACCACCGTTAtatatttgtgaaggtaaaacagTCAGAGAATGAACGAGCAAACATTGAATCCTGAATAGTATACATCCTAGGATATGATTTTCTAGCCCAAAATTCAACATACCTGTCACAAAATGTCAACTGCAAATCCATGTTTCGGTGCCTGGATTCCAGTTTACTtctcatttgtgtgttttttggcaCTCCATAAAAGGATAGCTCTGAATTCTTGTTGAATCGGTTAGCACAGTcattcatccccccccccccccccccccgtgtttTTGCGTAATTCACGCTGTACACAGTGGGTGTGACCGCGGCGAACTCCGGCTACCGTGACGTACGTCATGTGCATATCCTCTACAGCAAGCTAGCTTTGAAAGTATACAAGGGGACTAGATCTCACCCTCCCTTCAGAGCTCTCTACAAAGCCACTCCTCCTCCAACACAAATGAACGTGCACAGGTTGAGGAGGAACTATAAAAGGTGGCTGCTGTTTGTCTGCCATTGTCACTCTGTGACTCTAGCAGTTTCTCTGCATAACCTCATGGAAAACGCTGATGACGTGTGATATCAGCAAGAGCAGGGTGTGCACAGGTATGCAAATACATCATACGATTGGATGAACATTTTATGGTCCCGAGACTTCCACGGgagatgttttattattaactaaCACTTTAATTATGGATTGCTATCAGGATGTGAAGAGACTTTCAACCAGTATAACAAAAATGTTTATGAAAAACATTGCCTATCCTACCTTTAACTAAACTTTTCCAAAGATTTCATGTAGTAAGGACTCATTTTCCCAGGGTTATATTAACCTTATTaccttttaactttaaacaccaAAGACACATTTCAATGAATAACAACATACATAAGTTTAAAATCCATCCTTCAGCCACACTTGAAATTTACGAAAGTTGTGAACTTTGAACATGAACTAGGTTACACACGCTGAACACTCATTTGTGCTGCTCTAAAAATAGCTGTTATAGTCTACATTGATACGTTCATACAGTTCAACTCCATGCATGAACATTACTGAAATGtatacagtaaactgaagaaattccATACTGTAGCCTATAAAACACGGTAAACGGCCATTAAAGGAACAAAAGTGTCGAAATGATCCATTTAGAGGGTAGGTTTTTTTTCCGCTTGGCTTTTCACAAAATACATTGTTTGAGGTCACTAAAATTTCCCAATGTCAGCAGTGGTTTCATTTGTGTATTCTGGGAAACTTCCTGGTAGGTCTGCCTTAAAAAggcgtgtgtgggtgtttgatgACTGCGCTAAGAATATCTGGGAGTTTAGGAAGTGTAATCGCTGATGGCCTTAACATTGGGAACATATTAGGTAAGACCAGTTTGTAGTTTTGGAATTCAATGTCAAACACCAATTAGTATCAGTATAAGTACAATTTCTTGTCCAAATTTTGCTACAGTTTTTCAAAGCAACCATTATCTAGAGGATGGTGCTATAAACTTGAACTCCATCTTCCAGCCTTTAGCTCAATCACTTTTCTtccctacaaaaaaaaaaaatctatttctaaTAACAATGTCTGCTGACAAGTGAGGATTTAGCAGTCTGCCAGGTAAATAGTGGTTGTCATTGACTTTACACATTTTACAACATTATCAAGGACCTTTTTTGGTTCGGCGGTGCTTTTGTTTTCCTGACAAAGATTCATTTAGAGagctttaataattaaaaatgaatgacaattattgacaaaaaaaaaaagagtacaagaaagaaaaaaaccctaataAATTGTTCAAGAGCACAGAACAGCATTATTAGAAAACTTGCCGATGCCAAAACTGTGGTACAAGACATACACGTGTCTTTTGAAAGGATCAATGCACAGATAGGCGAATGTCTGCTCGTTGTCTCTTCCAGAGGGATAACACAAACCATAATCATCCTGAGGAAAAGTGGAggagaaagtaaataaattaatgaaccAGCTCTTCACTGTGtcactctttatttattttttgtatttttagtattaaagcatttttttttaaaacaaaaggcaGACACTAAAACCCagagaaataaacaacaatgtcaaagtatgtgtgtatatataaaagtgtATGTTATAAAAAATTAGAGGACTGCATATAGTATTAAACACCAACTTTAAATGGGATTTTAGATACATACGTAGGCAGAGACTTTCAATATAGTTGATACGATGCTGATCATCTTTGTTTCAGAATCTTTCTGAACACTATGGAGCAAAGAAATAACATGAGTCATGTTTATACCCTGCCCTTGGTGAACATAAGtatagaattttcatttttatttgacaGAACTGTACAGTGAACATACTGCTTGTATTTTACACTCTCAACTAGCATCAATAATATTAAAGTGATATTTCAGATGCAGAACATTGTGATATATTAATGATTTGACTTGAGGTGATCACTAGGATAAACCTATGCACGTGGTTCCATCTGTGCCAAACTATGTTGACTGCTTTAAACAAttgtcagtttttattttattttaaaaagcagctgCTGATGTGCATGTCGTTGTTTTGTTCTCCCTGTTGTCTGCTTGCCTTTTTTACTGTTGTTTCTTCTTTCTAAGCTTTttatgagaaaatgaaagcCCACGTTATATAAATCAACATGCACTTTTCACTTCAgaggactctttttttttttttttttttaaaccaatgaAGCAAGGACGATGATTATATAAACTCCATCAGTGCCTGACTGACCAGCTGACCCATTGCCTGACTTACTGactttttaactttaaaaaaaaaaagatcttatttttccatttagtactgcccttcagaagctacataagatttTTACATGTTACAGATATTTACATCCTTTTAcgtgatatttacatgtttcccagaagacaaaataataacaatttacacagattATCCTGTTTTAAAGTTTatatccccctggctcttaatatatcatgttgccttcttgagcatcagtgaatgtttgcaccttttgttgTGTATGAATACTTCAACTGTCCTCGGTGTGAAAcaatggatctgaacatcatataaccgctgttggaaaggtgttaaatatgcagaaaatgctggaaaagcaaataatgtgcaggacctggaggatttttctgaagaacagtgggcagtttaactgctcaggacaaacaatggactcatgaacaactatcacaaaacataaaaacagtcattgatcatccaggtaacgacacacagtattaagaatcaaggtaCTGTAAATTTTTTAACTGGTTCATGTGTGTAAATTCGGTTAGTATTGTGTCTAGTGgactacatgtaaacatctgttatgtgaaatagcttattcagagcagtactaaataaaaaaacaatttaatttttatgaTCTGTCttatttaactaaaaaaaaaaaaacatttagcagattctaCAAAGTGTGTACAAACGTATGACTTCAACTGTATATATGATGTAAAATgtccaaaacatacagtactCAAATGCAAGAAATCTCTTAAACAATCCAGaaagtacagtggtgcttgaaagattGAACGTAGAA encodes the following:
- the birc2 gene encoding baculoviral IAP repeat-containing protein 2 isoform X1, whose translation is MEILQNSPFLRGLCRTSAPADLQYDNTSELFRISTFAKFPSTAPVTERSLARAGFFYTGICDRVQCFRCNVTIDNWQTGECPAERHKQMSPNCAFIQSLPSTANLLSSSHSAFSPLRNATILQLNLPAVTSASGQTDEQVGYLNMSNLAPSSPLSSRGVEDMSHQRPSACHNPSMRREQDRLDTFQNWTLTTITPAELAKAGFYYLSQGDRVACFSCGGHLSNWEPGDRAMSEHQRHYPNCRFVRGDRADNISIAGGLANVSNPAMQQCEERLLTFVNWPARIPVRPDQLAKAGFYYVGRNDDVKCFCCDGGLRCWESGDDPWVEHAKWFPRCEYLLQEKGQEFVHQIQARFPRLFEQLLNNGDSREFVDPPVVHLGPGEERSEDAVMMNTPVVKAALEMGFDRNLVKQTVQSKILTSGENYKTVQELVSDLLSAEDEKREEEREMFAEEMASDGFTFLKKHHAALTQRLKSVQSLMDHLLEENVISQKEYDTIRNCTSVKQQTGQLIDLVLSKGNAAAEVFRNWIKKNDVYLLRELMAQTNEAVSPSQDLSDLPMEEQLRRLQEERTCKVCMDKEVNIVFIPCGHLVVCKECAPSLRKCPICRGMVKGTVRTFLS
- the birc2 gene encoding baculoviral IAP repeat-containing protein 2 isoform X2 is translated as MEILQNSPFLRGLCRTSAPADLQYDNTSELFRISTFAKFPSTAPVTERSLARAGFFYTGICDRVQCFRCNVTIDNWQTGECPAERHKQMSPNCAFIQSLPSTANLLSSSHSAFSPLRNATILQLNLPAVTSASGQTDEQVGYLNMSNLAPSSPLSSRGVEDMSHQRPSACHNPSMRREQDRLDTFQNWTLTTITPAELAKAGFYYLSQGDRVACFSCGGHLSNWEPGDRAMSEHQRHYPNCRFVRGDRADNISIAGGLANVSNPAMQQCEERLLTFVNWPARIPVRPDQLAKAGFYYVGRNDDVKCFCCDGGLRCWESGDDPWVEHAKWFPRCEYLLQEKGQEFVHQIQARFPRLFEQLLNNGDSREFVDPPVVHLGPGEERSEDAVMMNTPVVKAALEMGFDRNLVKQTVQSKILTSGENYKTVQELVSDLLSAEDEKREEEREMFAEEMASDGFTFLKKHHAALTQRLKSVQSLMDHLLEENVISQKEYDTIRNCTSVKQQTGQLIDLVLSKGNAAAEVFRNWIKKNDVYLLRELMDLPMEEQLRRLQEERTCKVCMDKEVNIVFIPCGHLVVCKECAPSLRKCPICRGMVKGTVRTFLS